The DNA region CATCTTTTTTTACAAAATAGCCACAGGAAATCACAATTATTTTTCCGAATTCAGCCAAAATTCCTGCTTTTGAAAAATAATATTCTGCAGGATCTTCCTCTTCCTTTCGGAAACGGCCGGTTTTGTCGTTAAATAATTTTTGAACAGCAGGAGGGAGCTGATTAAAATCAGCATATCCCGGAACAGTTTCGATATCGAAAATGAACAGAGATTCGGGGTTTACATTTTTTAACATAATTAAGGGCGTTACAATTTATGCGCAAAATAAATAAAAATCATGTATTTATTTTGTTATACATTGGTATAACGGCACTGTAATTCCTTTTGCCGCGTCAGACAATAAATATAAAATTACATCTGCCACATCGCTGGTTGGTGTAAATGTTTTGTATTGTTCAGGTGTTGCCCAGCTTAAATTATTTGGTGTTTGTAAAGTGGCAGGAACGATACAGTTCGCACGGATATCCGCTTCACGACCTTCTTCTGCAACACTTAAAGTTAGGGTAACCACTGCACTTTTACTGGCTGCATAAACGGCATTTCGGCAGCAGGATAAATGGCAGGTTTTGCGCCAATTGTTATGATACTGCCACCATTATTTTTTTCAAAATTTGAACAGTATGCTTTAATAATAAAAATGTAGGCAGGGCATTCAGGTTAAATAAAAACTCATAATCTTCAAACGAATAGTCGCTCACCGATTTACCCGGTTTGTACCCGCCTGCAAGGTGCACCAGTCCCGCAATATTGGTATCATTTCCAACCAGTGCCTCCACCTCGGCTTCTTTACTCAGGTCGGCTACCATAGGAAATAAGGTTTTGTTGATGACATCCGGGAAAAGACTGCCAAGGGTTGCGAGACTTTTTTCATTTACCGCACTTGCCCTCAAAATGTACCCTTTTTCGAGCAGTAGCGCTGCAACCACGCGGCCTAAAGCCCCATCGGCGCCTGTAATTATTATCGTTTTGCCTGACATGTTTTTTTCTCAAAAATAAGGTTTTGTCACTGGTATTGGACAAATATATAAGGGCATGTGCAGACCAAATTTTAAATTGCTATAAAAAACCTTTATTTTGTGCAGTATTGAGCAGCAGCCTGCCGCTACGATTAATCAATTCTTGAGTATGAAAAAAACGACACTTACACTGATTATTACTTTAGTTACCTTGTTTTCTGCCCGTTCCACGTATGCCCAGCTTTGGTTGATGACCGATGGCGGGGTTTTTTTTACTGAAGATTTAGTGGGCTATGGTATCAACGCGAAAGCGGCCTACCATTTCGGCGATTACGACCGTAACATGGCTACTTTTGGCGGTGGTTTCAATATGATGCCTAATAAGAAACTCGATTTTGTGGTGTATGATTCAACAGGTTTACTTACTGATACCCTATCAACTACCTTAACTTTAATGTAATTACCATTGATGGTGATTATCGCAGATACTTCTTCCAAACTGATGCTGACGACTATTTTGCCTTTTACGGATTAATTGGTGCCAGCCTTTGGATGGTGAATTCTAAACTTGCCCTTGGCGCTTATGCCGATACCATTTACGCACCACCTGCGGGAACTGCTCTCGTGCAGTCGAATATGAGTGTGCGTATGCCAATTGGTTTCGGTATGGACTGGACAATCCGTGGTCGTTTTTGGTGGTATTTTGAAGCTAAAATGGAATTGCCGTTTTACTCAGGTAAATAACGATTTTATTGGCAACGATTTTGGCGTGAGTTACCACATGAATACAGGTGTTCGTATCCTCCTTTGGGATATCTATTAATGTAATTCCTGCGTTTTTGTTGGGCTGATGTTGTTGATGATAATCCGCAAGGCTCTGTCGTACGTAATATAATTCCACATCCAGTTTATAAATACCATAAACCGGTTTCTGAATCCAACCAGCGACATTAAATGGATAAACATCCAGATATACCAAGCAAAATAACCACCGAAAGAATAACGTGGTAAATCAACCACGGCACGGTGACGCCCAACTGGCCATGTTTCCTTATTTTATAATAAATGGTTTTAATGGTTTTTAGCAGACATTCGCTTAAAGTT from Bacteroidota bacterium includes:
- a CDS encoding SDR family NAD(P)-dependent oxidoreductase, with amino-acid sequence MSGKTIIITGADGALGRVVAALLLEKGYILRASAVNEKSLATLGSLFPDVINKTLFPMVADLSKEAEVEALVGNDTNIAGLVHLAGGYKPGKSVSDYSFEDYEFLFNLNALPTFLLLKHTVQILKKIMVAVS